The DNA region ACGAGTCCGGGATAAGTGATGCCGAAAGAAAAGCCAAGATTCTATCAGCTTGTCAAGTTCACGCCATTCGGAGCTGCGATGAGTTTGAAGGAGAGTACTTGGAGGCGTACAAGAACAACTGTAGGAAGCTTGTGATTCCCACAGGTTTGCTTCCTCCTGAGATACCTGCTAAAGGGGTAGAAAGGGAGATTTCCAGTGACGATGGGATCTTTGAATGGCTCGATAAGCAAAAAACCAGGTCAgttgtgtttgtagggtttggGAGTGAGTGTAAGTTGAGTAAAGCGCAAGTCTTTGAGATAGCTCATGGGCTGGAGCTATCACAACTCCCTTTTCTTTGGGCACTCAGAAAACCCAATTGGGCAACCAGTGAAGCTGATGCTCTGCCTCTCGGGTTTGTTGACCGTATATCAGATAAGGGGCTTGTTTGCTTCTTATGGGTGCCCCAAATGGAAATCTTGGCACACCCATCAGTTGGGGGTTCTTTGTTTCACTCTGGATGGGGATCAATAATTGAGACTCTGCAATTTGGGCATGTTCTTGTTGTGCTACCATTCATTATTGATCAGCCTCTCAATGCAAGGCTTTTGGAGGAGAAGGGTATGGCTGTCGAAGTGAAACGACTCGGAGATGGGTCGTTTAGTAGAGATGACATAGCCAAAACACTGCGGCATGCGATGGTGGAAGAGGAAGGAGAGCCGTTGAGATCCAATGCTAGGAAAGCTGCAACTGTTTTTGGAGATCACAAGCTGCACCAAGACCACTACATTGGCCAGTTTgtcaactttctcaaaaacaACACTACAGAAAGGTCATCCTGTTCTTAGATGTCCCAATTATATTAGCTAATAATTTAGAATGGCGCCAAAAATTTCACAGCATTGGAGATGCTGGATTAATTTTGGATATGAATTACTTAATTAACCTGTGTGTTTCTATAAGCtttcaagtcatttttgtgGTGGTCAATATAAGCTGGACTAATTTTATGATGCTTGTCTTGTCAGTTATATTCTAAAATCACAAGAACAACAAGACATTAGGATCACAAATTCAATTAGCCGAATTACAATAAACCAATTACATTCAATTTATCTGTAGAAGAGAAATTAGCACATGTATAAGAATGTTTTCTACTCTCTCCATTATATATTCTTGCTATCACACCTAGCTCGTAATTGTCGCAACAAACGAAGAATTGCTCCTCAAGCCAATCTCTTAGAAGATCAACTTATTGCTATGGTGTCAGAGGTCTGAGGGGTGGTGGGTGGACACTAGCGCTTCATGCCATATCTGCTGCTATGATCGCGGGCTTTTTAAGTGCTACAGTGAGGCGGAAGATGGAAGGGTTTTGTTAGTTGACTCTCACTCAACTCATATTACTGAAGTCGGGGGAGTCGAGCTTAAGTTCATCTCAGGGAAGACTGTGATATTGAAGGAAGTGCTGCATGTTCCAGAGATTAGGAAGAATTTGGTTTCCGGTTACCTGATCAACAAAGCTGGGTTCACTCAACAATTGGGACTGACATGTATAATCTCACAAAGAATGGTGCCTTTATTGAAAAAGGGTATGCTACAGATGGAATGTTCAAACTGAATGTTGATGTTATGAATAAAATTGTTGCTTCTGCTTACATGTTGTGTTCTTTTAATGTTTGGCATGCTAGGTCATGTCCCGTAAATAAGAAACTAGTTAAACAAATGAGTAGTGTAGTCAAGCAAAAATCACGAGAGCACCACACCAATCCGTGATTAGAGAAACTGAACTACTTGATTTAATCTACTCCGATATATGTGAATTTGATGGAGTAATCACAAGAAATGGGAAACGTTACTTCATCACCTTTATAGATGATTATTCAAATTATTGTGTTGTTTATTGTATGTAAAACAAGAGTGAAACTCTTGACATGTTCAAACTTTTCTTAATTGAAGTGGAGAATCAGTTTAATCAAAGGGTTAAAAGGTTTTGTAGCGATATGATTTTTGAATATGAGTGATagggatttttaccacctgcaaaagtaaggataaaaatacttgcaatagTACAAGGTTGTCATAGTATAgcagctcaagcaaggtcgtttTCCACAAGGATTGAACaaataatttatgttaaaatcaaatcttaattaattatttgaaaacaaagtttagaaaaaggtgatttaatgacctaaaatattaaaaacgaatttaattaaaaacaattaaacaaaattagctacgtaaataaaacaaaagaaaatagttttgaaaacaAATTTGAGCACTAGGGTTACGCTGTCACATTGACAATCCtacgtagttcttccaattacttataagttatacatgcatatttgaagattaggttttcctaaagtatgccctacttggaacctccaacatataacgtatatctaacatgcaacccgtccatggtgtccagatcgaatgtgaacGTGCAAGattcattaagttttatgaaaaccttttgaaaaaccatataacccttaaaatgtgtcgtccatcctaagaggttacacatattaaccacaagaagccatcACCAATTCCAGGGACAACCCtccgccaaaattgcatcaaattacttttttaaatatcttaatggtggccaatcatcaagacaattagatagtttaaagcacaatgattaataattcaaaacttgcatgcataatatcataagtaaattgaaaagaaactacatattcttgttaaggctcgtggcctcaccctagcaaaaaGGATTAGTTaagcatattcataattaaaatcaaaagaattatattaaactagaaaaagaatgaaaacaccttgtaGAATAAAGTCTTGAAATCTCTAAGCTTTGCCCAAAGTCTTCTCTCCAAAAGTTGCATACGATATATcccctccaattggaatcacttcAAAATTCATCTATTTGAATactttttgctccagaggaaatcGAATGttctacattgaaaatatataacaaagtatcaaaatctaccaaaataaccaataaattataactaagattagggtaaaatatatagtataatatcgcGTCATCAATGAGTCTAATGCCTTCAATGAACACTGTAAAAACCTAGGTATTCTACAGGAAACCATATATATGTGAGATATGTATATGATTTGCATTGTGTTAGTGGTGCAATTTCCATGGTGATTATGAAAATTCCGATAGTAGGAATTATTATTTGCATTGATATTGCATTATtctctaagttctttgaataatGAGTAAGTTATGTGGAATATACATAATCATCATGAAATGAAGTGAacttggtttatttgaatgtgaaGGAATTTATTTGGATATGAGCATTTGACTCAAGCCTCGGATAAATCTTAAATGGGATTGATATTATGTTATGAGTTATGAAAATATTTGAATGTTAAGATGATAATGGAATTGTGACATGTAGATGGAAGAGTTGTATTATACTAGTGCCAGTGAGAAATATTGAATTGGGTAGAAAATGTCGTGTATGTTGAATTGGGTGAAAAAGGCCCGTTGATGTCGATTTGGGTGTGATAGCCCGTGGAATGGGAGGATGAGTAATATGGGCACAAAGACCCGAGGATGTGTGATATGGGCAAAAGACCCGAAGATGTGTGATGTGGGCAAAAAGGCCCGAGGATGTTGATTTGGGCAAAAAAACCCGTGGATATTGATTTgggcaaaaaaaaaagcccGTGGATGTGGATTTGGGCCAAATGACCAATGGAATGTGGAAAAGTGATTGAATGGGCATAAAGACCCAGTGTTTTCGGGAGAAAAGCTCCATGTGTGGGTTGTGAGAATGAATTATTGAAGTAATAAGAATATGTGATGTGTATTGGCTAggtatattacaatattttccAATCTACTAG from Malus domestica chromosome 01, GDT2T_hap1 includes:
- the LOC103409507 gene encoding soyasaponin III rhamnosyltransferase-like, which produces MEKDDHLSVVMLPWSAFGHMMPFFQLSIALAKAKVHVSFISTPKNIQRLPKILPDLQPFVQLVPIPFPPLDPDLLPEGAEATVDLPFENTDNLKIAYDLLQTPIKQFIGDRLPDWIITDFVAHWVADIGKEYGVPLVYFSVFSAASRIVYSPAENLYGCNTTDVLPSPESLTSPPDLLTSQSTVAFREREAVHIHAGFYGVNESGISDAERKAKILSACQVHAIRSCDEFEGEYLEAYKNNCRKLVIPTGLLPPEIPAKGVEREISSDDGIFEWLDKQKTRSVVFVGFGSECKLSKAQVFEIAHGLELSQLPFLWALRKPNWATSEADALPLGFVDRISDKGLVCFLWVPQMEILAHPSVGGSLFHSGWGSIIETLQFGHVLVVLPFIIDQPLNARLLEEKGMAVEVKRLGDGSFSRDDIAKTLRHAMVEEEGEPLRSNARKAATVFGDHKLHQDHYIGQFVNFLKNNTTERSSCS